A single region of the Acidobacteriota bacterium genome encodes:
- a CDS encoding thermonuclease family protein: MRVRGGLAPLVLVIVGIWLTTCGPGLESEQPGTAARVLAVIDGDTLAVETDAGEQRVRLIGIDAPEAPHGGRPGQRGHDRATAFLERLVGGAEVALLRDSVGDDTDRYGRLLRHVILPDGRNAARELLAAGLVTAYPRFPFRDLEVYVADEARARAARRGLWNPASMAEISWLEAADHIGEAVRVRGTLVGGRCLAKVCFLNFHRDYKRHLSLVLFKPVWLLFPDEPDAYYRGREVVVSGRITAYRGRPQILLTAPSQIEFLPPRKVNPPAYPSSYR; this comes from the coding sequence ATGAGAGTGCGAGGCGGCCTGGCTCCTCTTGTCCTGGTCATTGTCGGGATCTGGCTGACGACTTGTGGTCCGGGCCTCGAGTCCGAACAGCCGGGTACTGCGGCCCGAGTGCTCGCGGTGATCGACGGCGACACCCTGGCGGTGGAGACCGACGCCGGCGAGCAGCGGGTGCGGCTGATCGGCATCGACGCGCCGGAGGCGCCCCACGGGGGGCGGCCCGGCCAGCGCGGTCATGATCGGGCGACGGCTTTTCTCGAGCGCCTGGTCGGTGGAGCGGAGGTGGCCTTGCTGCGCGACTCCGTGGGCGACGATACCGACCGCTACGGGCGGCTGCTGCGTCACGTCATCCTGCCCGACGGCCGCAACGCGGCGCGGGAGCTGCTCGCGGCGGGCTTGGTGACCGCTTATCCCCGTTTCCCTTTCCGGGATCTCGAAGTCTACGTGGCCGACGAGGCGCGGGCCCGCGCCGCCAGGCGGGGGCTGTGGAACCCGGCGTCGATGGCCGAGATCAGCTGGCTCGAGGCCGCCGATCACATCGGGGAGGCCGTGCGCGTGCGGGGTACCCTCGTCGGTGGCCGTTGCCTGGCCAAGGTCTGCTTTCTCAATTTCCATCGGGACTACAAGCGCCACCTGAGCCTGGTTCTCTTCAAGCCCGTCTGGCTGCTGTTTCCTGACGAGCCCGACGCTTACTACCGCGGCCGGGAGGTGGTGGTCAGTGGGCGGATCACAGCTTACAGGGGCCGTCCCCAGATCCTGCTGACCGCCCCGAGCCAGATCGAGTTCCTGCCGCCCCGGAAGGTCAACCCCCCGGCCTACCCATCGTCGTATAGGTGA
- a CDS encoding S8 family serine peptidase — translation MLRRASRRGGLSPFPATVVCLLSSLFLVSSVSLAALPGVHLPGVAGIRPELLAGSLADGGLLVVAFDPQVDDRRRRALVRGLGGRALQAIADHGLLVHLPAAKVGSLAARPEVRGIEAFHPGWRLAPPLRDATTLSAGTELRLTTASFMGDRALRRAVRGTGAEVLEQWPSGLRVRVASLEQALALARLDGVLFVEPRVEARLYNDSSRGICQTSEVGNERVHQQGIRGLDEIIAVMDSGIDTGHCCFDAGGKIVDNRAWGGGVLGALCGNDHGTHVSGTAACSNAGDHDGLAPEAKIILQDIQAGGFAACTLGSVSPPSDLASAWSDAYGQGARIHTNSWGGGGNFYASGAREIDRFMWENQDFLILYAAGNGGSSPGSLGNYSNAKNSITVGGTVNGANHENMYSASSRGPAGDGRMLPDLLAPAQGVSSARNQANPSCGWFTASGTSMATPAAAGSAALVREYYRRGYYPSGAANAADGFAPSAALIKATMLASTRNMTGTGTRGDRPNSDQGFGRVTLDDALWFSADAPAERLRVLDDRNTATGLSTDGEEQVFEIGLRSAAALKVMLTWTDAPGSSSASKALVNDLDLIVTLADGTTYRGNQGFEGGWTVTPSEQADRLNNKEAVFLASPFPGPVTITVRAETLGDVALHDQDFALVVVGDSPPACSDNSGATGVGPSVLHERVGADLLATWDTGGATRWTVYRGDTPDFMKNAPAPYREGVVDEDASRPGVQWTDAGAAEDGQNHYYYYFALNDCDELLP, via the coding sequence GCGCTGGTGCGGGGGCTCGGAGGCCGGGCGCTGCAGGCCATCGCCGACCATGGCCTGCTGGTGCACCTGCCGGCCGCCAAGGTGGGCTCCCTGGCCGCGCGGCCGGAGGTGCGCGGGATCGAGGCCTTTCACCCGGGTTGGCGCCTGGCCCCCCCGTTGAGGGACGCGACGACCTTGAGCGCGGGCACCGAGTTGCGTCTGACGACGGCCTCTTTCATGGGCGACCGGGCCCTGCGCCGGGCGGTGAGGGGCACCGGAGCCGAGGTGCTCGAGCAGTGGCCGAGTGGGCTGCGGGTCCGGGTCGCGAGCCTCGAGCAGGCCCTGGCTCTGGCCCGGCTGGACGGTGTACTTTTCGTCGAGCCGCGGGTCGAGGCCCGGCTCTACAACGACTCGAGCCGGGGCATCTGCCAGACCAGCGAGGTCGGTAACGAAAGGGTCCATCAGCAGGGCATTCGCGGACTCGACGAGATCATCGCGGTGATGGACTCGGGGATCGACACGGGGCACTGCTGCTTCGACGCCGGCGGCAAGATCGTCGACAACCGGGCCTGGGGCGGGGGCGTGCTGGGAGCGTTGTGCGGCAACGACCACGGCACCCATGTCAGCGGCACCGCGGCGTGCTCCAATGCCGGCGACCACGACGGGCTGGCCCCGGAGGCCAAGATCATCCTGCAGGACATCCAGGCCGGGGGTTTTGCGGCCTGCACCCTGGGCTCGGTCTCGCCACCTTCCGACCTGGCCAGCGCCTGGAGTGACGCCTACGGCCAGGGGGCGCGGATTCACACCAACTCCTGGGGCGGAGGAGGCAACTTCTACGCCAGCGGCGCCCGGGAGATCGACCGCTTCATGTGGGAGAACCAGGATTTCCTGATCCTCTATGCCGCGGGCAACGGCGGCTCCTCTCCGGGGAGCCTGGGCAATTACTCCAACGCGAAGAACTCGATCACCGTCGGCGGCACCGTCAACGGTGCGAACCACGAAAACATGTACAGCGCCTCGAGCCGGGGACCCGCGGGAGATGGGCGCATGCTGCCCGACCTGCTGGCGCCGGCCCAGGGCGTTTCCTCCGCCCGCAACCAGGCGAACCCTTCCTGTGGCTGGTTCACCGCCTCGGGGACCTCCATGGCCACGCCGGCGGCGGCGGGCAGTGCGGCGCTGGTGCGGGAATACTACCGGCGGGGCTACTACCCTTCCGGCGCAGCCAACGCTGCCGACGGATTTGCGCCCAGCGCCGCCTTGATCAAGGCGACGATGCTGGCCTCCACCCGCAACATGACCGGCACGGGAACCCGTGGCGACCGTCCCAACAGCGACCAGGGATTCGGCCGGGTGACCCTGGACGACGCCCTGTGGTTCTCCGCGGATGCGCCCGCCGAAAGGCTGCGGGTGCTCGACGATCGAAACACCGCCACGGGCCTTTCCACGGACGGGGAAGAACAGGTCTTCGAGATCGGCCTGCGCTCCGCCGCAGCGCTGAAGGTGATGCTGACCTGGACCGACGCGCCGGGTTCCTCTTCGGCGAGCAAGGCCCTGGTCAACGACCTGGACCTGATCGTCACCCTGGCCGACGGCACTACCTATCGCGGTAACCAGGGCTTCGAAGGAGGCTGGACCGTGACGCCCTCGGAGCAGGCCGATCGACTCAACAACAAGGAAGCCGTCTTTCTCGCCTCGCCCTTTCCGGGTCCGGTGACCATCACGGTGCGGGCCGAAACCCTGGGGGACGTGGCCCTCCACGATCAGGATTTCGCCCTGGTGGTGGTGGGCGATTCGCCACCGGCCTGCTCGGACAATTCCGGCGCCACGGGGGTGGGCCCCAGCGTTCTGCACGAGCGAGTCGGTGCGGACCTGCTGGCCACCTGGGATACGGGCGGGGCGACGCGCTGGACCGTCTACCGGGGCGATACCCCCGACTTCATGAAGAACGCGCCGGCGCCCTACCGGGAAGGCGTGGTAGACGAAGATGCTTCGCGCCCCGGCGTGCAGTGGACGGACGCCGGCGCCGCGGAAGACGGTCAGAACCACTACTACTATTACTTTGCTCTCAACGACTGTGATGAACTGCTGCCGTAG